A window from Podospora bellae-mahoneyi strain CBS 112042 chromosome 1 map unlocalized CBS112042p_1, whole genome shotgun sequence encodes these proteins:
- a CDS encoding uncharacterized protein (EggNog:ENOG503P752; COG:G; COG:O) has protein sequence MMKLFTLLFSSLLGLLVAAQNDDNTQKQVTILAGGQGYAYHGCYTETTDLFVNTTSRRALDGGSNSVQPDIMTVEKCWEFCGKGSYKYAGLEYSRECWCSQTLSTLSTKVSDKECDLPCDGNSTQSCGGSLKLTLYITSAAASLAGDLSLLVTFGAVGMMVFDSVF, from the exons ATGATGAAGCTTTTCACCCTCCTGTTTtcatccctcctcggcctcctcgtcgccgcccaGAATGACGATAACACACAGAAACAAGTCACCATCCTGGCCGGCGGCCAAGGCTACGCCTACCACGGCTGCTACACCGAAACAACCGATCTCTtcgtcaacaccacctcccgccgcgccctcgacggcggcagcaacagcgtGCAGCCCGACATCATGACGGTCGAAAAGTGCTGGGAGTTCTGCGGCAAGGGGTCGTATAAATACGCCGGGTTGGAGTACTCCAG AGAATGCTGGTGCTCCCAAACCCTgtcaaccctctccaccaaggTCTCCGACAAGGAATGCGACCTCCCCTGCGACGGCAACAGCACCCAGTCCTGCGGCGGGAGCCTCAAGTTGACCCTTTATATCACCAGCGCAGCCGCCAGTCTTGCCGGGGATCTTTCATTGTTGGTAACGTTCGGAGCagtggggatgatggtgtttgaTTCTGTCTTCTAA
- the REV1 gene encoding deoxycytidyl transferase (BUSCO:EOG092608WI; COG:L; EggNog:ENOG503NTZX) — protein MGSRLEKNSAAVQKRIASHEFADEGGEEYEASAFGGFGDYFRRKKLKLQNLDVEYRAEKGDKPQIFKGIVAHVTGYTQPPLHVLHKELVQHGAGFLQYLDGKTTATHIIASAMPPKKSVDFTNYRVVKPSWVVDSIQAGKLLPWTDYRVIEQGPRQKTIKFDGNKMTSQQPQSKSPTGYREQTRDSFYNSQFQKSSQLASQQSSSPFQPRPAFKTHNSKPQDIDDIDDAVDLDTPSKPQNEPPRSAQKPPSPDPMAPPPPPPPPPKPIPNKPLTSEEHNALLLSDPKVRESSTANPDFLSKYYATSRLHHLSTWKSDLKSRLQKLTSQSCSRPSSKRKPNQRRYILHVDFDSFFCAISLQKCPEYADKPTVVAHGSGTGSEIASCNYPARKFGVKNGMWMKRALELCPGLKVLPYDFAGYEKASEVFYQVLLGVGGVVQSVSIDEALVDVTDVVLREVGSTGVGVGEGSVCREQEKAEEIARGLRGEVRRRTGCEVSVGIGGNVLLAKVALRKAKPAGQHQIRPEEVLDSIGELGVEGLPGVAGSIGGRLEEMGIRFVKDIRGTTRERLVSVLGPKTGERLWDYARGVDRSELGEQPVRKSVSADVNWGIRFVSQEEAEEFVRNLCGELEKRLLAEGVKGKLLTVKIMRRSLDAPLDPAKHLGHGKCDTFTKSASFGVATCDAEVIGKEAVGILRSHKFSPGDLRGIGVQMTKLNHIKPSAAPEGSQKKLNFGNAVAAQPPPPRREREQIVDDHVPYQLKRSSSSGHEVEHDPITEDPLTPKKPRVHPALALAEANAADEKANAPLNVRGTQFILPSQVDPAVLAALPQDVRSKLIARAKRPTSPTPAAKSRSASPATAEEVPPDVDPEVFHSLPEDMRAEIWAQYGGGPARQSQLPSRQAVRPQSPRKNGTIHHLSEERPPPSPKRGGGKSLSSRGKQSGSGGARLFQTNFTRAVPGAVEDLDPEVLAALPEDMRREVIDDHRRRKLTVDAAHHHHRRPPAPPQQKTLQFGRPLKLAFTGEEGKVTELEEVKKMVRAWFEMNKEEGPHETDVEVFGGYVKGVVTVERDMEKARGLVRWLGWLVEEETETEEGRKGWEEAVEGIRGFVGEGVRERGLGGMDTG, from the exons ATGGGGAGTCGCTTGGAAAAGAACTCGGCTGCGGTGCAGAAGCGCATCGCGAGCCATGAGTTTGCCGATGAAGGCGGAGAGGAATACGAGGCCAGCGCCTTTGGGGGATTTGGCGACTATTTTCGGAGAAAGAAACTCAAGCTTCAGAACCTCGACGTCGAGTATCGCGCAGAAAAGGGCGATAAGCCGCAGATCTTCAAGGGAATCGTGGCGCATGTCACGGGGTAcactcaacctcctcttcatgt CCTTCACAAAGAGCTCGTTCAACATGGCGCTGGCTTTCTGCAATACCTCGATGGCAAAACCACGGCAACACATATCATCGCCTCGGCCATGCCGCCAAAGAAGTCCGTCGACTTCACCAACTACCGTGTCGTCAAGCCGTCCTGGGTGGTAGACTCCATCCAAGCCGGAAAGCTGTTACCATGGACCGACTACCGCGTCATCGAACAAGGCCCACGGCAAAAGACCATCAAGTTTGACGGAAACAAAATGACgagccaacaaccccaatcGAAGTCTCCCACGGGCTATCGAGAACAAACCCGTGATAGCTTCTACAACAGCCAGTTCCAAAAGTCCTCCCAACTAGCCTCACAACAGTCCAGCAGCCCCTTTCAACCAAGACCAGCCTTCAAAACCCACAACTCCAAGCCCCAGGATATCGACGACATCGACGATGCCGTGGACCTCGACACACCCTCAAAACCTCAAAACGAACCTCCCAGATCAGCCCAaaaaccaccctctcccgaccccatggcaccaccaccaccaccaccaccaccacccaaacccaTCCCAAACAAACCCCTAACCTCGGAAGAACacaacgccctcctcctctccgaccCGAAAGTCCGCgaatcctccaccgccaaccccgacTTTTTATCAAAATACTACGCCACCTctcgtctccaccacctctcaaCCTGGAAATCTGACCTCAAATCCCGCCTCCAGAAACTAACCTCGCAATCATGCTCCCGTCCTTCCAGCAAGCGGAAACCCAACCAGAGAAGATACATCCTCCACGTAGACTTTGACTCTTTCTTCTGCGCCATCTCGCTCCAGAAATGCCCCGAATACGCCGACAAACCCACCGTCGTAGCCCACGGTTCCGGCACCGGCTCCGAGATTGCCAGTTGCAACTACCCCGCGAGGAAATTCGGCGTCAAAAACGGCATGTGGATGAAGCGCGCGCTGGAGCTCTGCCCAGGGTTGAAGGTCTTGCCGTACGACTTTGCGGGGTATGAAAAGGCGAGCGAGGTTTTTTATCAGGttttgttgggggtggggggtgtggtgCAGAGTGTCAGCATTGATGAGGCGTTGGTTGATGTAACggatgtggtgttgagggaggttgggtcgacgggggtgggggttggtgaggggagTGTTTGTCGGGAGCAGGaaaaggcggaggagattgcgagggggttgaggggggaggtgaggaggaggacggggtgTGAGGTTTCGGTGGGGATCGGGGGGAATGTGCTGCTGGCCAAGGTTGCGCTGAGGAAGGCGAAGCCGGCGGGGCAGCATCAGATTCggccggaggaggtgttggattcgattggggagttgggggtggaggggctgcCTGGGGTGGCGGGGAGTATTGGGGGGAggctggaggagatggggatcAGGTTTGTGAAGGATATAAGGGggacgacgagggagaggttggtgagcgTTCTGGGGCCGaagacgggggagaggttgtggGATTATGCGAGGGGGGTTGATAGGAGCGAGTTGGGGGAGCAGCCGGTGAGGAAGTCGGTCTCGGCGGATGTGAACTGGGGGATCAGGTTTGTCAGtcaggaggaggcggaggagtttgtgAGGAATCTGtgtggggagttggagaagagacTTTTGGccgagggggtgaaggggaagcTGTTGACCGTGAAGATCATGAGGCGGTCGTTGGATGCGCCTTTGGATCCGGCGAAGCATCTTGGTCACGGGAAGTGCGATACTTTCACCAAGAGCGCGAGCTTTGGGGTGGCGACGTGTGATGCCGAGGTGATCGGGAAGGAGGCGGTTGGGATCTTACGGTCTCACAAGTTCAGCCCTGGAGATCTGAGAGGCATAGGGGTCCAGATGACCAAGCTTAACCACATCAAACCGTCAGCAGCGCCAGAGGGCAGTCAGAAGAAGCTAAATTTTGGcaatgctgttgctgctcagcctccgccaccgaggagagagagggaacaGATTGTCGACGACCACGTTCCGTACCAGCTCAAACgttcatcctcctcagggCATGAAGTCGAACACGACCCCATCACCGAAGACCCATTAACACCCAAGAAACCCAGAGTCCACCCGGCACTCGCCCTCGCAGAAGCCAACGCTGCCGACGAAAAGGCCAATGCCCCGCTCAACGTCCGAGGAACACagttcatcctcccctcccaagtCGACCCTGCCGTCCTAGCCGCACTCCCCCAGGATGTCCGCAGCAAACTAATCGCCCGAGCCAAACGTCCCACCTCCCCTACCCCTGCTGCGAAATCCCGCTCCGCCAGCCCGGCCACGGCAGAGGAAGTCCCCCCCGACGTCGACCCCGAAGTCTTTCACTCCCTCCCAGAAGACATGAGAGCAGAGATATGGGCTCAATACGGCGGCGGTCCAGCCCGGCAAAGCCAGCTGCCCTCTCGACAAGCAGTCCGTCCGCAATCCCCCCGAAAAAACGGGacaatccaccacctctctgaAGAacgacctcccccctcccccaaacgGGGGGGCGGTAAATCCCTTTCCAGTCGGGGCAAACAATCCGGTTCCGGGGGGGCCAGACTCTTTCAAACAAACTTTACCCGTGCCGTCCCCGGTGCGGTCGAGGATCTCGACCCTGAAGTGCTGGCGGCTTTGCCGGAGGATAtgcggagggaggtgattgaCGATCACCGCAGGAGGAAGTTGACTGTTGACGCTgcgcatcatcaccaccgtcgaCCTCCCGCACCGCCGCAACAGAAGACTTTGCAGTTTGGGAGGCCGCTGAAGCTGGCGTtcacgggggaggaggggaaggtgacggagttggaggaggtcaaAAAGATGGTGAGGGCGTGGTTTGAGATGAataaggaggaggggccgcATGAGACGGATGtggaggtttttggagggTATGtcaagggggtggtgacggtggagagggatatggagaaggcgagggggttggttaggtggttggggtggttggttgaggaggagacggagacggaggaggggagaaaagggtgggaggaggcggtggaggggatcagggggtttgttggggagggggtgagggagagggggttgggggggatggataCTGGGTAA
- a CDS encoding uncharacterized protein (EggNog:ENOG503NZ8E; COG:S) yields MNNQEFRKLLLSKSSSSTNNNDTSSPPPPPPPSRPTAAAALGSRLKSSIPMTPRSTGRVDFARQLAEQKNKQFEKTVKRFRTSAPKGSRFAEGYVDRARQREQEEEDERVERLKALEEAFKQEEIDRETYDRMRSQIAGGDLASTHLVKGLDFALLRRVKQGEDVWSGKKAGEDERGEEVEVEEDVDGVLEKLADAEVKAVTREKVRKKGQFATAALNPGQKRSRNQLLAELKAAREAAKAKEESGLGSKFKKIGAKKTPGTRIEKDSMGREVQITVDEDGHEVRKIRKVDHKLLEEEQDREAAALASRGVLGMEVPEFYRKQQEEAERAAKEEEESKEISIFDDAGSDYDPLAALEDSDSSSDEDKKARSDSAAVPPPPKPSSGPPEERDYFKNFRGGKVDLSTGQTYKAPSLDDPLLQAALKKAKANGALEKSEEEIKAKEREERLKKKLQESLRDDEDMDMGFGSSRLEDDADFEEKKVKLSEWGEDSDGYGDGYGGGGGDKKEKRKRGGKKRKGDKNNFEDVMRVMERQKGGSK; encoded by the coding sequence ATGAACAATCAAGAATTCCGGAAACTTCTCCTTTccaagtcctcctcctccaccaacaacaatgacacctcctcaccaccaccaccaccaccaccatcccgcccaacagcagcagccgcgcTCGGCTCCAGACTCAAATCCAGCATCCCCATGACCCCCCGATCAACAGGTCGAGTCGACTTCGCGAGGCAACTAGCAGagcaaaaaaacaagcaGTTCGAAAAGACAGTCAAACGATTCCGAACCTCGGCCCCGAAAGGGTCCCGGTTCGCAGAGGGCTACGTTGACCGCGCCAGGCAGAgggagcaagaagaggaggatgagagagTGGAACGACtgaaggcgttggaggaggctttCAAACAGGAGGAGATCGACAGGGAGACGTACGACCGGATGCGCAGTCAGATTGCTGGGGGTGACTTGGCGAGTACGCATCTTGTCAAGGGGCTTGATTTTGctttgttgaggagggtgaagcagggggaggatgtcTGGAGTGGGAAAAAGGCAGGCGAGGATGAGcgtggggaagaggtggaggtggaggaggatgtggacgGTGTCCTGGAGAAATTGGCTGATGCTGAAGTCAAGGCTGTGACCAGGGAAAAGGTGCGGAAGAAGGGGCAGTTTGCGACTGCTGCGTTGAATCCAGGGCAGAAGAGGTCGAGGAATCAGCTACTGGCTGAGTTGAAGGCGGCAAGGGAAGCGGCCAAGGCGAAAGAGGAGTCGGGTCTGGGGTCCAAGTTCAAGAAAATTGGTGCGAAAAAGACGCCGGGGACGAGGATAGAAAAGGATAGCATGGGTCGGGAGGTTCAGATCACTGTTGACGAGGACGGCCATGAGGTGCGAAAGATTCGGAAGGTGGACCACAAACTATTAGAGGAGGAACAAGACAGGGAAGCGGCCGCGCTGGCATCTCGCGGCGTGCTTGGTATGGAGGTGCCAGAGTTCTACAGGAAACAGCAGGAGGAAGCCGAGAGGGCGgcaaaggaagaggaggagagcaaggagATCAGCATCTTTGATGACGCGGGCTCCGATTACGACCCATTAGCTGCGCTCGAAGACTCGGACTCGTCATCTGATGAGGATAAGAAGGCGAGATCAGACTCGGCAGCtgtgccaccaccaccgaaacCTAGCTCCGGCCCTCCAGAGGAGAGAGATTATTTCAAGAATTTCAGAGGAGGAAAGGTGGATCTTTCGACGGGCCAAACATACAAGGCACCGTCTTTGGATGATCCCTTGCTGCAGGCGGCACtcaagaaggcaaaggcaaaTGGCGCACTGGAGAAatcagaggaggagatcaaggctaAAGAGCGGGAAGAGAGGCTCAAAAAGAAGCTGCAGGAGTCGTTGcgcgatgatgaggatatgGACATGGGATTTGGGTCAAGCAGACttgaggatgatgctgactttgaggagaaaaaggtgaAGCTGTCTGAGTGGGGTGAGGATAGTGATGGGTATGGTGATGGCtatgggggaggtggtggggacaagaaggagaagaggaagaggggtgggaagaagaggaagggcgATAAGAACAATTTTGAGGATGTTATGCGGGTGATGGAGAGGCAGAAGGGCGGGTCTAAGTGA